In Methanobrevibacter sp., the following proteins share a genomic window:
- a CDS encoding bifunctional glycosyltransferase family 2 protein/CDP-glycerol:glycerophosphate glycerophosphotransferase yields the protein MANFKFTIIIPNNSGYKVSIDSVISQQLDFIENTQVIVVKENDEIALDIDEYISQYPDNILVLDNGSRNSALRHANGDFISFMKAGDSFDVKCLKLVSEMFDTNKDINLISVPLFDNIYKNPLYDLPASDNRIINVNDEDVNYYFHLPICSSFIRKNNYEFEDKDIDENGISVTSRILIDDGKFGFIKDIFCYHNPENSNNMNYCSVMGKLNLLNSLIKYSKDNPEFLQHIIVKELESIVRIEDLDFITVDSNQLDGFWNLLCEILDNISKKAIEYNNFIDSFVASFLLFIKNQSFNIDCRQHKVFFKTNNYNMFNLHSHGLYFDVVEIRKGVLNLSGFLKSICYSENITVEACVEDKNGDIAYYEGKFVEYPTTDRRTVKFLSIPWIFSYNFDFKIHLNGKEIEKISFRTIYHENAEYVIWKNRISARKYSHLSKFSHYLIKDDILILLKDNSFYSMPLNSKSKYKFDLRAILQLIKEKPQYYRGGLFYRTLIMLLYPFLKNKKIWMFMDRRDFADDNGEHLFKYALSQKDDVDKYYVLDKDTSDFKRLSKSFKNVIPFGSFKHRLLFLFTEKMITSQPAVSLYNPFFNKNITLFAGFYPDVYFLQHGVTKDNISSWLHKFNRNLALISTTSDLEKESFLDVGYNYDEEIIQTLGFTRYDNLNNENTKKQIVLMPSWRNYIKNEDDLINSEYFKRWNSLINNEEFIEYAKQKGYEIIFKPHLNLYKYIDLFDANEYVTVDHVKKYQEIFNESALLITDYSSIFFDFAYIKKPLIFYQYANDYHFDSENGYFDYESMGFGEVIRDEDKMVSKIKYYLDNKCVMEDEYKKRVDYFFKHTDKNNCKRTYDWIYKN from the coding sequence ATGGCTAATTTCAAGTTTACAATCATTATTCCAAACAATTCAGGATATAAAGTGTCTATTGATTCAGTAATATCCCAACAGCTTGACTTTATTGAAAATACTCAAGTGATTGTTGTTAAAGAGAATGATGAAATTGCTTTAGATATTGATGAATATATATCCCAATATCCTGATAACATTCTAGTTTTAGATAATGGATCCAGAAATTCAGCACTAAGACATGCAAATGGAGACTTTATCAGCTTTATGAAAGCAGGTGACTCATTTGATGTCAAATGCTTAAAACTTGTCAGTGAAATGTTCGATACAAATAAGGACATTAATTTAATTTCCGTTCCATTGTTTGATAATATTTATAAAAATCCATTATATGACTTGCCAGCATCAGACAATAGAATAATTAATGTTAATGATGAAGATGTGAACTATTATTTTCATTTACCTATCTGTTCTTCGTTTATTCGCAAAAACAACTATGAATTTGAAGACAAAGATATTGATGAAAATGGAATAAGCGTAACTTCCAGGATATTAATTGATGATGGGAAATTTGGATTTATCAAAGACATATTCTGCTATCACAATCCAGAAAATAGCAATAACATGAACTATTGCAGCGTTATGGGAAAATTAAATCTATTGAATAGCTTAATAAAATATTCAAAAGACAATCCGGAATTCCTGCAGCATATTATTGTAAAAGAATTGGAATCAATTGTTCGAATCGAGGATTTAGATTTCATTACTGTTGATTCAAATCAATTGGATGGATTTTGGAATTTGCTGTGTGAAATCTTGGATAATATTTCTAAAAAAGCCATTGAATACAATAATTTCATTGACAGTTTTGTAGCCTCATTTTTATTATTCATTAAAAATCAGTCATTCAATATCGATTGCAGACAACATAAGGTATTTTTCAAGACAAATAACTACAATATGTTTAATTTACATAGTCATGGATTGTATTTTGATGTAGTAGAAATAAGAAAAGGTGTACTGAATTTATCAGGTTTTCTAAAGAGCATTTGCTACAGTGAAAATATTACTGTTGAAGCATGCGTTGAAGACAAAAACGGAGATATTGCATATTATGAAGGAAAATTTGTTGAATATCCGACAACTGATCGCAGAACCGTCAAGTTTTTATCAATTCCATGGATATTCTCATACAATTTTGACTTTAAAATTCATTTAAATGGAAAAGAAATAGAAAAAATTTCATTCAGGACAATATATCATGAAAACGCAGAGTATGTAATATGGAAAAATAGAATTTCTGCCCGGAAATATTCTCATTTATCCAAATTTTCACATTATCTCATAAAAGATGATATTTTGATACTGCTTAAAGATAATTCGTTTTATTCAATGCCATTAAATTCAAAAAGCAAATATAAATTTGACTTAAGGGCAATTCTGCAATTGATTAAGGAAAAACCACAATACTACAGAGGAGGATTGTTTTATAGGACATTGATAATGCTGTTATATCCATTCTTGAAAAATAAAAAAATCTGGATGTTTATGGACAGACGTGATTTTGCAGATGACAATGGTGAACACTTATTTAAATATGCTTTAAGTCAAAAAGATGATGTTGATAAGTATTATGTATTGGATAAGGATACATCTGACTTTAAAAGATTGTCTAAAAGCTTTAAAAATGTTATTCCTTTTGGATCATTTAAACATAGGTTATTGTTCTTATTTACTGAAAAAATGATTACATCACAGCCTGCCGTATCATTGTATAATCCTTTCTTCAATAAGAACATCACATTGTTTGCAGGTTTTTATCCTGATGTATATTTCCTGCAGCATGGGGTTACAAAAGATAACATTTCATCTTGGCTGCATAAGTTCAACAGGAATTTAGCGTTGATTTCAACTACATCTGATTTGGAAAAGGAATCATTTTTAGATGTCGGATATAACTATGATGAGGAAATTATTCAAACATTAGGATTTACACGTTATGATAATTTAAATAATGAAAATACTAAAAAGCAGATTGTTTTGATGCCGTCCTGGAGAAATTACATTAAAAATGAAGATGATTTGATAAATTCAGAATATTTCAAAAGATGGAATTCCCTGATAAACAATGAAGAGTTTATAGAATATGCTAAGCAAAAAGGTTATGAAATCATCTTTAAACCTCATTTGAACTTATACAAGTACATTGATCTGTTTGATGCAAATGAATATGTTACTGTTGACCATGTTAAGAAGTATCAGGAAATATTTAATGAATCAGCATTGCTGATTACAGATTATTCATCCATTTTCTTTGATTTTGCATATATCAAAAAACCTTTAATATTCTACCAATATGCAAATGACTACCATTTTGACTCAGAAAATGGCTATTTTGATTATGAATCCATGGGATTTGGTGAAGTAATCAGGGATGAAGATAAAATGGTTAGTAAAATTAAGTATTATCTGGATAACAAATGTGTTATGGAAGATGAATACAAAAAAAGAGTTGATTATTTCTTCAAACACACAGATAAAAACAACTGTAAAAGAACATATGATTGGATTTATAAAAATTAA
- a CDS encoding CDP-glycerol:glycerophosphate glycerophosphotransferase — translation MSVMKKTNNLQYDFTIVLYNMENCIEHSIRSIISQEYDLSKVEILFINSEDNIPEIAQKYRKEYPENFFIIDNSDKTINLGLKYSNGKYLNFLNSGDVLSNNTLSEISAFFNKINSLDVAAIRVEESKGKFPIDYGFTQSNKVIDISQHPEFINSISGSFFIKKENINISDVTYIEELLLDSKLGFAIDPKVEKLSLNYMDNETSFEKFINYYENISKFCSEKVGYIPNYIQYKLAIELADIVEIEDIDDVLTNGLTSSDIYDYLNNVFNHINASNIKGNVFINNHTQNFMLYLKNNDFHITIEEDNEVVVYSKNHALNVLNRQDIWMDIIEVKDDFINFSGSITSYCEYDFIAIEALKEMNNKTEVFSCEFVDYSSTERKVKTFLSIPWVYMYNFDVQIPISDCQNCKISFRFTYSDDETEITVNPNIKFRRFASLSAFSHYFIKDSRIVLFTMNSFLIMPYSFKKVLRFELSSIKKILQSNATNKIKTLGYKGIYLTLLPYMKNKKIWLMGDRVEAGDDNAEHLFKYCINQDDDVNKYFIIGKDSPDYNRLKKECKNIVAFRSAKHKILFTFSEKLVSSQVNKFILNPFLASNEFLYNGAVLHDECFIQHGVILHDLSNWIRKYVYNLSLFVTSAEAEWESIAHTNYNFETDRIQLLGLPRYDKLVNNDNKQILFIPTWRRNLDDPRLLVDSEYFKNINNVLNNERLIELAHEYGYSLVFRPHPELWRYLDLFDIPDEFRISEESYTKLFSESSIMITDYSSIAFDFAYLQKPLIYYQTQDFEEFHYEKGYFDYETMGFGEIIKTENDLIDKIEFYLKHNCELEDEYKQRSSKFFKFHDTDNSKRIYEWLINH, via the coding sequence ATGAGCGTTATGAAGAAAACTAATAATTTACAGTATGATTTTACAATTGTATTATATAATATGGAAAATTGTATTGAACATTCAATTAGGTCAATCATCAGTCAGGAATATGATTTAAGTAAAGTGGAAATACTTTTTATCAATTCAGAAGACAATATTCCTGAAATTGCTCAAAAATATAGGAAGGAATATCCTGAAAACTTCTTTATTATAGATAATTCTGATAAAACCATTAATTTAGGTTTAAAATATTCTAATGGAAAATATCTTAACTTTTTAAATAGTGGAGATGTTTTATCCAATAATACTTTAAGTGAAATAAGTGCTTTTTTTAATAAAATAAATTCATTGGATGTTGCAGCTATTCGTGTAGAAGAAAGCAAAGGAAAATTTCCAATTGACTATGGATTTACACAGTCAAATAAAGTCATTGATATATCTCAACACCCAGAATTCATTAATTCGATTTCAGGTTCATTTTTTATAAAAAAAGAAAACATTAATATATCTGATGTAACATATATCGAGGAACTATTACTAGATTCCAAGTTGGGATTTGCAATTGATCCAAAAGTTGAGAAATTAAGCTTAAACTATATGGATAATGAAACAAGCTTTGAAAAATTCATTAATTATTATGAAAATATATCTAAGTTCTGCAGTGAAAAAGTAGGTTATATTCCAAATTATATTCAATATAAGCTTGCAATTGAACTTGCAGATATTGTTGAAATCGAAGATATTGATGATGTATTAACCAATGGTTTAACTTCCAGTGACATATATGATTATCTAAATAATGTATTTAATCATATTAATGCGAGCAATATCAAAGGAAATGTTTTCATTAACAATCATACTCAGAATTTCATGTTATATTTAAAAAATAATGATTTTCACATTACTATTGAAGAGGATAATGAGGTCGTAGTATATTCAAAAAACCATGCATTGAATGTTTTAAACAGACAGGATATCTGGATGGACATCATTGAAGTCAAAGATGACTTTATTAATTTCTCAGGAAGCATTACCAGCTACTGTGAATATGATTTCATAGCCATTGAAGCTTTAAAGGAAATGAATAATAAAACTGAAGTATTTTCATGTGAATTTGTAGATTATAGTTCTACAGAGCGTAAAGTTAAAACATTCCTGTCAATTCCTTGGGTATATATGTATAATTTTGATGTACAGATTCCAATTTCAGACTGTCAGAACTGCAAGATATCCTTCAGATTCACTTATTCTGATGATGAAACTGAGATTACAGTAAATCCGAATATTAAATTCAGAAGATTTGCCAGTTTATCTGCATTTAGCCATTATTTCATTAAAGATTCAAGAATTGTATTGTTTACAATGAACTCATTTTTAATAATGCCATATTCCTTTAAAAAGGTTTTAAGATTTGAACTGAGCTCAATTAAAAAGATACTTCAAAGCAATGCAACAAATAAGATTAAAACACTTGGCTATAAAGGAATATATTTGACTCTGTTGCCATATATGAAAAACAAGAAAATATGGCTTATGGGAGACAGGGTCGAAGCCGGCGATGACAATGCTGAACATCTATTCAAATACTGTATTAATCAAGATGATGATGTCAACAAATATTTTATCATAGGTAAGGACTCACCAGATTATAATAGATTAAAAAAGGAATGCAAAAACATTGTTGCTTTTAGATCTGCAAAACATAAGATACTCTTTACATTTTCAGAAAAGCTAGTATCCTCACAGGTAAACAAGTTCATTTTAAATCCTTTTTTAGCTAGTAACGAGTTCTTGTATAATGGTGCAGTGCTGCACGATGAGTGTTTCATCCAGCATGGTGTAATTTTACATGACTTATCAAATTGGATTAGAAAGTACGTTTATAATCTGTCATTATTCGTTACTAGTGCTGAAGCGGAATGGGAATCAATTGCACATACAAATTATAACTTTGAAACTGATAGAATACAGCTGCTAGGTCTTCCAAGATATGATAAGCTGGTCAACAATGACAATAAACAGATACTGTTCATTCCAACATGGAGACGTAATTTAGATGACCCTCGTCTGTTAGTTGATTCAGAGTATTTTAAGAATATCAATAATGTTTTAAATAATGAAAGATTGATTGAACTTGCCCATGAATATGGATATTCATTGGTTTTCAGACCACATCCCGAATTATGGAGATATCTTGATTTATTTGATATTCCTGATGAATTTAGAATATCTGAGGAATCCTATACAAAATTATTCAGTGAATCATCAATTATGATTACAGACTACTCATCAATTGCATTCGATTTTGCATATCTTCAAAAACCTTTAATATACTATCAGACCCAGGACTTTGAGGAATTCCATTATGAAAAGGGATACTTTGATTATGAAACAATGGGATTCGGTGAGATTATTAAAACGGAAAATGATTTGATTGATAAAATTGAATTTTATTTGAAGCATAATTGTGAACTTGAAGATGAATATAAACAGAGATCATCAAAGTTTTTCAAGTTCCATGATACAGACAATTCTAAAAGGATATATGAGTGGTTAATTAATCATTAG
- a CDS encoding CDP-glycerol glycerophosphotransferase family protein, whose amino-acid sequence MVNNYIWLFGENLGKTADNNSFYLWKKVVNINDDVEKYIIFERNKNTLETYVNLTEYEKKYVLWRNSYKHFKKFFDADLFIVTLSYKDVFPDKILFQKLNLKNKKPIFYLGHGSVGIKTIGYKGDSYNNNMFRLFLYNNYVHDIFAKYNNFRKYQLPNFCFQSRFGELVRRNQQIKNKKQILWFITWREYFGDNADTRLFIRHISNVLESHKLKKFLIDENVTLKLCVHQFFDNEIFEEIHNTIEKGIIEIVKSSEINVMNELVSSELLISDYSSVVYDFTFLNKPVLLFQPDIETYMKKRDFYCNLEELNEINSKISSELIEKIINKNYKINEFFRKTYPEKIDYEYIKQDNHNIDIYNYIYSLQKNKITIIGTDFFENSYENDVILRYAESLLKQNYLVSLLSLTKSKSKKNMPFGLNINYLHWNKSHPLKRKLINSIFKSDKYFSYLNHEQDKNNLHPYMGYKLSEVLKNLRSNTVISTRESLHLFLNDVDSDEINNKIYLFPHDSNQIDKMFPYIAEKLEKLDIQDTIFFDKSTQDDIHGKLKYSNCNSEILNTLLIPGDYPTIEELTETFENNENKLAKSVFQGISFVIDKASIINLMEFGCYLKENNIKNIMIDAHVKSEDFEEFMKLINDNQLYGIITCRDWTEDYVKSITNKDFTLDMSNNNSNIYNVSSILNGKKVFYNTKNNDSIINSIPESYIESHSWLYEKINSLNELSYDELINSYLLITEQDK is encoded by the coding sequence TAATTATATATGGCTTTTTGGTGAAAATTTAGGTAAAACCGCTGATAATAATTCTTTTTACTTATGGAAAAAAGTGGTAAACATTAATGATGATGTTGAAAAATATATTATTTTTGAGCGAAATAAAAATACGTTAGAAACCTATGTTAATCTCACAGAGTATGAAAAAAAATATGTATTATGGCGTAATTCCTATAAACATTTTAAAAAATTCTTTGATGCTGATTTATTTATAGTTACATTATCCTATAAAGATGTATTTCCAGATAAAATATTATTTCAAAAATTAAATTTAAAAAACAAAAAACCAATTTTTTATTTAGGTCATGGCTCTGTAGGTATTAAAACTATAGGGTATAAAGGTGACTCTTATAATAATAATATGTTTAGACTGTTTTTGTATAATAATTATGTGCATGATATTTTTGCTAAATATAATAATTTTAGAAAATATCAATTACCTAATTTCTGTTTTCAATCTAGATTTGGTGAATTAGTACGTAGAAATCAACAAATTAAAAATAAAAAACAAATTTTATGGTTTATAACCTGGAGAGAATATTTTGGAGATAATGCTGATACTAGATTATTTATAAGACATATTTCTAATGTTTTAGAATCACATAAGTTAAAAAAATTTTTAATTGATGAAAATGTTACTTTAAAGTTATGTGTTCATCAGTTTTTTGATAATGAGATTTTTGAAGAAATACATAACACCATAGAAAAAGGCATTATTGAAATTGTTAAATCATCCGAAATTAATGTAATGAATGAATTAGTAAGTAGTGAACTTTTGATTAGTGATTATTCTTCTGTTGTTTATGATTTTACATTTTTAAATAAACCTGTGTTATTATTTCAACCAGATATTGAAACATATATGAAAAAGAGAGATTTTTATTGTAATCTTGAAGAACTTAATGAGATTAATAGTAAAATTTCTTCTGAATTAATTGAAAAAATCATTAATAAAAATTATAAAATAAATGAATTTTTTAGAAAGACTTATCCTGAAAAAATAGATTATGAGTACATAAAACAGGACAATCATAATATTGATATTTATAATTATATTTATTCTCTTCAAAAGAATAAAATTACAATCATTGGAACTGATTTCTTTGAAAATTCTTATGAAAATGATGTTATTTTAAGATATGCTGAAAGTTTATTGAAACAAAATTATCTTGTTTCATTATTATCTTTAACTAAATCAAAATCAAAGAAAAACATGCCATTTGGTTTAAATATTAATTATTTACATTGGAATAAGTCCCATCCTTTAAAAAGGAAATTAATAAATTCCATTTTCAAATCTGATAAATACTTCAGTTATCTAAATCATGAACAAGATAAAAATAATCTACATCCATATATGGGGTATAAATTATCTGAAGTGCTTAAAAATTTAAGATCGAATACTGTAATTTCTACAAGGGAATCATTACATTTATTTTTAAATGATGTTGATTCTGATGAGATAAACAATAAAATATACTTATTCCCACATGATTCTAATCAAATTGATAAAATGTTTCCATATATTGCAGAAAAACTTGAAAAACTAGATATCCAAGATACAATATTCTTTGATAAATCCACTCAAGATGACATACATGGAAAATTGAAGTATTCTAATTGTAATTCAGAAATATTGAATACATTATTGATTCCTGGAGACTATCCTACAATTGAAGAATTAACTGAAACTTTTGAGAACAATGAAAATAAATTAGCAAAATCTGTATTTCAGGGCATTTCATTTGTTATTGACAAAGCAAGTATAATTAATCTTATGGAATTTGGATGTTATTTGAAAGAAAACAATATCAAAAACATAATGATTGATGCTCATGTAAAATCAGAAGATTTTGAAGAATTCATGAAATTAATTAATGATAATCAGTTATATGGAATAATTACCTGCAGAGATTGGACCGAAGACTATGTAAAAAGCATTACGAATAAAGATTTTACTTTAGATATGTCTAATAATAATTCAAATATTTATAATGTTAGTTCAATATTGAATGGAAAAAAGGTATTTTACAATACTAAAAATAATGATTCCATTATAAATAGTATTCCAGAGTCTTATATTGAATCTCATAGCTGGTTATATGAAAAAATTAACTCTTTAAATGAATTATCATATGATGAATTGATAAATAGCTATTTATTAATAACAGAACAAGATAAATGA
- a CDS encoding amino acid ABC transporter substrate-binding protein encodes MNKKIGFILALVVISLMMCSTVSAGLFDFMGGSDSSNDDNTFIVGFDAEFPPYGYKDDSGNYTGFDLDLAKEVCERNNWTFKAQPIDWDAKDAELDSGSIDCIWNGFTMDGREDNYTWSNPYFDNKQVFVVKSDAGISSPDDLAGKIVETQKDSSALAALQGDNKTLADTFGTLTEVADYNTAFMDLESGACDAIAMDIGVAEYDIKNKNATDDFQVLKDSITSEKYGIGFKQGNTELKDQVQSTLDDMFKDGTVAKIAQKYGISEDALIQP; translated from the coding sequence ATGAATAAAAAGATAGGTTTTATTTTAGCTTTAGTAGTTATATCTTTAATGATGTGTTCTACTGTAAGCGCAGGTTTATTTGATTTTATGGGAGGAAGCGATTCATCAAACGATGATAATACATTCATTGTTGGTTTTGATGCAGAATTCCCACCATATGGATATAAAGACGATAGTGGAAACTACACTGGTTTCGACTTAGACTTAGCAAAAGAAGTTTGTGAAAGAAATAATTGGACATTCAAAGCACAACCAATCGATTGGGATGCTAAAGATGCAGAATTAGACTCCGGTTCTATTGACTGTATCTGGAACGGATTCACCATGGATGGAAGAGAAGACAATTACACTTGGTCCAACCCTTACTTTGACAACAAACAAGTATTTGTTGTTAAATCCGATGCTGGAATCAGCTCTCCTGATGATTTAGCTGGTAAAATTGTTGAAACCCAAAAAGATTCCTCAGCTTTAGCTGCTCTCCAAGGAGACAACAAAACTTTAGCTGACACTTTCGGAACTTTAACCGAAGTTGCTGATTACAACACTGCATTCATGGACTTAGAATCCGGTGCATGTGATGCAATCGCTATGGATATTGGTGTTGCAGAATACGATATTAAAAATAAAAACGCTACTGATGATTTCCAAGTTTTAAAAGACTCAATTACCAGTGAAAAATACGGTATTGGATTCAAACAAGGAAACACTGAATTAAAAGATCAAGTACAATCTACTTTAGATGATATGTTTAAAGACGGTACTGTAGCTAAAATTGCACAAAAATATGGTATCTCTGAAGATGCTTTAATCCAACCATAA
- a CDS encoding amino acid ABC transporter ATP-binding protein, whose protein sequence is MSLLEIKNLKKSFGDNVVLKDISLKVERGEVLSIIGPSGSGKSTLLRCITDLEQEDSGIINFDGTFGLVFQNFNLFPHHSVIKNITNAPLRVQKRDKTEVFDHARQLLKKMGLEDKENAYPCELSGGQQQRVSIARALAMNPDILFFDEPTSALDPELTGEILEVIKQLAADKMTMVIVTHEMNFARKVSDSIIFMENGVIVEEGSPEEVFASDNKRMQEFLGKFND, encoded by the coding sequence ATGAGTTTACTTGAAATTAAAAATCTTAAAAAAAGCTTTGGAGATAATGTTGTATTAAAAGATATTTCCCTTAAAGTTGAAAGAGGTGAAGTATTGTCAATTATTGGTCCATCCGGATCAGGTAAATCAACATTGCTCAGATGTATCACAGATCTTGAACAGGAAGATAGTGGTATAATCAATTTTGATGGGACATTTGGATTGGTTTTCCAAAATTTTAATTTATTCCCGCATCATTCTGTTATTAAAAATATTACAAATGCTCCTTTAAGAGTCCAAAAAAGAGATAAAACAGAAGTATTTGACCATGCTCGTCAATTGCTTAAGAAAATGGGCCTTGAAGACAAGGAAAATGCATACCCTTGTGAATTATCCGGTGGTCAACAGCAAAGGGTTTCAATTGCAAGAGCACTTGCAATGAATCCTGACATATTATTCTTTGATGAACCTACCTCAGCACTTGATCCAGAATTGACTGGAGAAATCTTGGAAGTAATTAAACAGTTAGCTGCTGATAAAATGACAATGGTTATTGTTACTCACGAGATGAATTTTGCTCGTAAAGTTTCTGATTCAATTATATTCATGGAAAATGGTGTGATTGTTGAAGAAGGTTCACCTGAAGAAGTATTTGCATCCGACAATAAACGTATGCAAGAGTTCCTCGGTAAATTCAATGATTAA
- a CDS encoding acyltransferase family protein, whose translation MYKIVNGKKRIFYLDFIRALAIILVILAHVTRAFFQNANPGGFNIHFVAPFIDFGVLGVPLFLMISGALLLNRDYELGDFLKRRYSRVLIPFLFWAMIFPITKMLFAGEPATAVNFIKLYFDNNYWFVWMILGVYLFIPIINSFIKEYGMKGVEYFLLIWGTVMFLNNIGQYPFHQLELSYFAGYLGYFVLGYYLTNKKFNLTDSRLLKISLLIFLIFTFINMDYTLTMCFLKNKLLYYKYETIVTVMQSAGLFMFIRYFALVSSNNPKSIKNKIYLIFKESFMFKVIFSISTFSYGIYLAHYNPLFFLKYEYTILFTHNPIIWLPIVMIMIIGSTWIVLWIFDKIPILRKITGSH comes from the coding sequence ATGTATAAAATAGTTAATGGTAAAAAAAGAATATTTTATTTAGATTTTATAAGGGCATTAGCAATTATTTTGGTAATTTTAGCTCATGTAACTCGTGCTTTCTTTCAAAATGCTAATCCTGGTGGTTTTAATATTCATTTCGTTGCACCATTTATTGATTTTGGTGTGCTTGGTGTTCCATTATTTTTAATGATAAGTGGAGCATTACTATTGAATAGAGATTATGAGCTTGGAGATTTCTTAAAGCGCAGATATTCTAGAGTTTTAATCCCATTTCTATTTTGGGCAATGATATTTCCAATAACTAAAATGCTATTTGCAGGAGAACCGGCAACAGCAGTTAATTTTATAAAATTATACTTTGATAATAATTACTGGTTTGTTTGGATGATTTTAGGTGTTTATTTATTTATCCCAATTATAAATTCATTCATTAAAGAATATGGTATGAAAGGTGTTGAGTATTTCTTATTAATCTGGGGAACAGTAATGTTTTTAAATAATATTGGCCAGTACCCATTCCATCAACTTGAATTAAGTTATTTTGCAGGTTATTTAGGTTATTTTGTATTAGGTTACTATTTAACAAACAAAAAATTCAATTTGACTGATTCAAGATTACTAAAGATATCATTACTCATATTTTTAATATTCACCTTCATCAACATGGATTATACATTAACAATGTGTTTTTTAAAAAATAAGTTACTTTATTATAAATATGAAACTATTGTTACTGTAATGCAGTCAGCAGGATTATTCATGTTCATAAGATACTTTGCTTTAGTCAGTTCCAATAATCCAAAATCAATTAAAAATAAGATTTATTTGATATTTAAGGAATCATTTATGTTTAAAGTAATCTTTTCAATAAGTACTTTTAGTTATGGTATTTATTTAGCACATTACAATCCATTATTCTTCCTCAAATATGAATACACCATATTATTCACTCATAATCCAATTATCTGGTTACCAATAGTAATGATCATGATTATTGGAAGTACATGGATAGTATTGTGGATATTTGATAAGATACCTATTTTAAGAAAAATAACTGGTTCACATTAA
- a CDS encoding amino acid ABC transporter permease, with the protein MILSNVIEQLLGGMITSVEIFLLTLLFSLPLGLVVAGGRMSNFAPIRWLMKIYISIMRGTPLMLQLIIVFFAPYYIFGINLSADYRFIAVIIAFTINYAAYFAEIYRGGIEAIPKGQYEAAQVLGYNKIETFFIIVLPQVIKIVLPSITNEVITLVKDTSLSFVIAIPEMFTVAKQIAAADASIAALLVAGLFYYIFNVIVAFVMEHIENRLSYYD; encoded by the coding sequence ATGATATTAAGTAACGTAATTGAACAATTACTCGGAGGTATGATTACCTCAGTTGAGATATTTTTACTTACATTATTATTCTCTCTTCCTCTCGGTTTAGTTGTTGCCGGAGGAAGAATGAGTAATTTTGCACCAATAAGATGGTTAATGAAGATTTATATCTCTATTATGAGAGGTACACCATTGATGTTACAATTAATTATTGTATTTTTCGCACCGTATTACATATTTGGTATAAATTTGTCTGCTGATTATAGATTTATTGCAGTTATCATTGCATTCACAATCAATTATGCAGCGTACTTTGCTGAAATTTATAGAGGTGGAATTGAAGCTATTCCAAAAGGACAATACGAAGCGGCACAGGTACTCGGATATAATAAAATAGAAACATTCTTTATAATCGTGTTACCGCAAGTAATTAAAATAGTTCTTCCTTCAATAACTAATGAAGTAATTACTCTTGTAAAAGATACTTCCCTCTCATTCGTTATTGCAATTCCAGAAATGTTTACCGTTGCAAAACAGATTGCCGCAGCAGATGCATCCATTGCAGCATTGCTCGTTGCAGGTTTATTCTACTACATATTCAACGTAATTGTTGCATTTGTAATGGAACATATAGAAAACAGATTAAGTTATTATGATTAG